The following coding sequences are from one Anguilla rostrata isolate EN2019 chromosome 16, ASM1855537v3, whole genome shotgun sequence window:
- the LOC135241852 gene encoding thrombospondin type-1 domain-containing protein 4-like isoform X3 translates to MLSAFVLLVLPSLQMHVLGKAWPQSLGCDEFLGTGKVMDKCGVCGGDNTACKVVSGTFKHTLTKVGYHKIVEIPEGATKINITEMIKSRNYLALRSRSGRSIINGNYAIDRPGKYEGVGTMFTYRRPNEIRSTAGESFLAEGPTNEILDVYMIYQQPHPGVHYEFVLPAENAVSPQVPLDRRPSGNTLHSQGGHEHAGAGRYPPQTPNNKFPVPQPPRHQREHNWKLVGLTDCSASCGKGTRYTVFGCVHRATHEQVTDSLCDSAFRPSTQAEPCNMQPCPAFWDIGEWSECSRTCGLGMQHRQVLCRQVYANRTLNVQTSRCHHLERPETTSTCQLKICSEWQIRTDWTTCSVPCGVGQKSREVRCVSNVGDFVTDEECNMKLRPNDVENCDMGPCAKSWFFTGWGSQCSAECGMGVRTRSVLCLTNQISSLPLEGCGQVRPPEAQACNNGPCHSRIEWFTGQWSQCSAECGVGSQQREVVCLMMSDEGFTVLPPYECSSLDRPSSQQSCQLKACGAKWYHTDWSACSKTCEGGFRVREVRCLSDDMLPSEGCEAQLRPEERDACNPDPCVPEIDENCRDKYFNCNVVVQARLCVYNYYKTACCASCMRVSRKQSGHRGRR, encoded by the exons ATGCTCTCCGCTTTTGTGCTGCTCGTCCTTCCCAGCCTTCAGATGCACGTGCTGGGGAAAGCGTGGCCACAG AGTTTGGGCTGCGATGAGTTTCTGGGCACAGGTAAGGTGATGGAcaagtgtggagtgtgtggcgGGGACAACACAGCCTGCAAAGTAGTCTCTGGGACCTTCAAGCACACCCTAACGAAGGTGGGGTACCACAAAATTGTGGAGATCCCGGAGGGCGCCACCAAGATTAATATCACCGAGATGATCAAGAGCCGGAATTACCTGG CTCTACGCAGTCGTTCTGGTCGCTCCATCATCAATGGGAACTATGCAATTGACCGCCCAGGGAAGTACGAAGGTGTGGGCACCATGTTCACCTACCGTCGGCCCAATGAGATACGCAGTACTGCTGGAGAGTCATTCCTGGCGGAGGGGCCCACCAATGAGATCCTGGATGTTTAT ATGATCTACCAACAGCCCCATCCTGGAGTCCACTATGAGTTTGTTCTCCCTGCTGAGAATGCAGTCAGTCCACAGGTTCCTCTGGATAGAAGACCCAGTG GAAACACCTTACATAGTCAGGGTGGACATGAACATGCTGGTGCAGGCAGATACCCTCCTCAGACACCCAACAACAAATTTCCAGTCCCCCAGCCACCCAGACACCAGCGAGAGCACAACTGGAAACTTGTGGGGTTGACGGACTGCAGCGCCTCCTGTGGCAAAG GTACCAGGTACACAGTGTTCGGCTGTGTCCACAGGGCCACTCACGAGCAGGTGACGGACAGCCTGTGCGACAGCGCCTTCAGGCCCAGCACACAGGCGGAGCCTTGCAATATGCAGCCCTGCCCTGCCTT CTGGGACATTGGCGAGTGGTCAGAGTGCAGTAGAACCTGTGGCCTGGgcatgcagcacagacaggtgcTCTGCCGGCAGGTGTATGCCAACCGCACCCTGAACGTGCAGACCAGCCGCTGCCACCACCTGGAGCGGCCCGAGACCACCAGCACCTGCCAGCTGAAGATCTGCAGCGAGTGGCAGATCCGCACCGATTGGACAACC TGCTCGGTTCCCTGTGGGGTGGGCCAGAAGTCCCGGGAGGTGCGCTGCGTCAGCAACGTGGGCGACTTCGTGACCGACGAGGAGTGCAACATGAAGCTGCGGCCCAACGACGTGGAGAACTGCGACATGGGCCCCTGCGCCAAGAGCTGGTTCTTCACAGGGTGGGGCAGCCAG TGCTCCGCTGAGTGTGGAATGGGAGTGCGAACCCGGAGCGTGCTGTGCCTAACCAATCAGATCAGCAGCTTGCCCCTGGAGGGCTGTGGACAGGTGCGCCCTCCAGAGGCCCAAGCGTGTAACAACGGCCCCTGTCACAGTCGTATTGAGTGGTTCACAGGACAGTGGAGCCAA TGCTCTGCGGAGTGTGGCGTGGGCAGCCAGCAGAGGGAGGTGGTGTGCCTCATGATGTCAGACGAAGGCTTCACGGTGCTGCCCCCATATGAGTGCTCATCTCTGGACCGCCCCTCCAGCCAGCAGAGCTGCCAGCTCAAGGCCTGTGGTGCCAAGTGGTACCACACCGACTGGAGCGCT TGCTCCAAAACGTGCGAGGGGGGGTTCCGCGTGCGAGAGGTGCGCTGTCTCTCAGACGACATGCTGCCCAGCGAGGGCTGCGAGGCCCAGCTGAGGCCGGAGGAGCGGGACGCCTGCAATCCGGACCCTTGCGTCCCCGAGATAG ATGAGAACTGTCGAGACAAATACTTCAACTGCAACGTGGTGGTTCAAGcgcggctgtgtgtgtataattacTACAAGACGGCTTGTTGTGCGTCCTGCATGCGAGTGTCCCGCAAGCAGTCAGGTCACCGAGGACGCAGATGA